The sequence CACCGAGCCCCTCGCCTGATCCGGCGCCACTGGACGTAGCTGTTGGTCACGGTCGTGGCCATCAGACAGAGGGAGGGCACGACCACCACGCAGGTGATCAGCAGGCCTGAGCCATCCCAGAGCAGTTCGCCCAACAGGCCCAAGGCGAAGGGAAGCCCGGTGATGGCGAGCAGAACCCCCGCTAGGGCGATCAATCCAGGCCCCTGGTGCTCGAGCAGCACGAAGCCGGCTCGAAAGGCCTTGGTGGCCCCAAGCCCTTCAGCCACCACCAGACAGGCATTGAACAGTTGGCTGAGGGCCAGTCCACCCCCCAGGACAACACCAATCACGAGGGGGAGCGGAGCCAGGGGCTGCGCCACCAGCAGCAGGAAGGACCAACCCAAAAAGCTGATCAGCACGATCAGGCTGAGGGCTGCGGTGAGGCGCAGGACCCCTCGGGTGATGTGCCAGCTGCAGGCTCCGTGCCAACGGAAGAGGGAGCTGGCCTGGGGTGCCAGGCCGCGACTGAGGTCCAGCCCCGCTCTGGTGAGGCCATCGATCAGCCAGATCAGGCTGATGGCATAGAGGACGATCCCGATCAAGTACAGGAACACCGCGAAGACGGCGTTGCCGACGCCATCCCCCAGACCAAACACGGTCCAGCCGAGCAGGTGCAGGCCAAATAGGCTGGCCGTAAATCCCAGAACAACCCGCGGGTGAGCCCTCAGCTGGCTGAGGCTGTCGAGCAAGGCTCGCCCCGGTTGGATCTGGGGTTGCTTCAAAGGGGACCGAGGAGGGCCAAGAGTCGCTCTGCGCTGGGCTCGGGAACCGGCAGGATCGAGAGGCGATTGCCTTGCCGCACCACCGGCAGCTCCTCAACACTGAACTGCTCCCGCAGGTCATCCAGGCTCAACAGGGAGCCAAATGTGCCGACGTACTTCAGGCGAACACAGTCCCAGCGGGGTGCTTCCGGTTTGGATTTGGGGTCGAAGTATTTGTTCTCTGGATCGAATTGAGAGGGGTCAGTGATCCCGGTCTCAATCACTTCCATCATTCCGACAATGCCCGGCGGTTTGGCATTGGAGTGATAGAAGAAAGCACGATCACCGATGGACATCGAGCGCATGAAATTGCGCGCTTGATAGTTGCGAATGCCATCCCAGAGCGTTGTGACCTCCGCCTGGAGATGCTGGATGCCGTAGACATCCGGTTCGCTCTTCATCAGCCAGTAGGCCAAGGCTGCTCGTCCCGTTGGCCGCGAGTGTAGGGCTGTTGTTCAGGCCCCTAGAGACTGTTGGTCAGGGAGCGGAAATGCTCGCCGCGCGCTTCAAAGTCGCGGTACTGATCAAAGCTGGCGCAGGCCGGTGAGAGCAGCACGGCGCGGCAGTCTTCCCCTTGGCTGAGCTGCTGAGCGGCTGCAACAGCTGCTGCTAGATCGTCGCAGCATTGGACAACTCCTGTGTATTCGCCGGAGAGCAGGAGGTCTTGGAAGTGGGACTGGGCGGCGCCAAAGAGCACCACGGCTGTGGCCTTGCGTTGGAGTGCAGCAATCCAGGCGCTCGCATCCCCTTGTTTGGCCTCCCCGCCGGCCAGAGCGACCAGGGGACCCTCGACCGCCCGCAGGGCGACTTCGGCGGCGTCGTAATTGGTCGCTTTGCTGTCGTTGATCCACTGGACCCCATTCAGGCGGCGGATCAGCTCCAGGCGGTGGGGGACACCGGGGAAAGCCCGCAGGGCCGCTTCCATCGATGGGCCGCTCAGGCCCAACTCCAGGCCCACGGCCACAGCCATCAGCATGTTCTGGCGGTTATGGGCCCCAGGCATGGCCAGGGCAGTTGCATCCAGCAGGGCGCCGCTGCTCTGCATGACCTGATCCCCCTCAACCCAGAGCCAGGGATCGATGCCTTTGTTGAGGGCCGCATCCCTCGACTCCGCCGTGATCCAGCGGGCACTCGACCAGGAGGCGGCATGGGCGCAGAGGTCGGGGTCATCGGCATTCAGCACCTGGATCGCCGAGCGCTCCAACAGCCCCCGTTTGATGGCCCGGTAGTTCTCGAGGGTGCCGTGGCGCTCAAGGTGATCGGGGGTCAGGGTGGTCCAGAGGCCGATGGCCGGTGCCAGCTCCGGTGCCGATTCGATCTGATAGCTGCTGAGCTCCACCACCAGGGCTTGGGGGGTGGTTTGACCGTCTTGGAAGCGCTCCAGCGCTAACTCCGCGGCGGAGTGCCCGACGTTGCCGCACATCGGTGCATCGATGCCCCCCCGCTCCAGCAGGTGGGCCACCAGGTGGGTGACCGTGGTCTTGCCATTGGTTCCGGTGATGCCGATCCAGGGGATTGGTCGGCTGGCCTCCCAGGCGGTGCTGATCTCGCCGTTCGTGGGGATCCCCTGCTCCCGAAGCCAGTTCAGGGTGGGGTGATCCCAGCGGATGCCTGGACTGACAATCACCCGCGCGCAGTCCGCCACGAGCGGTTCAAAGCTCTCTGGTGCCAGGGCCTTGCCTAGTTCGACCACGATCCCTTCGGCGCGCAGGTCCTCGGCTTTGCGCTGATGTTCGGGCCCATCGCCGCTCTCCAGCACCAAAACGCTGGCCCCTCGGCGTGCCAGCAAACGGGCCGCACCGAGACCCGATCGGCCCAGCCCGAGAACCACGGTCACTGGCATGGCCTGATGCTCGAGCACCGATTGAAAAGTGGGCGATACTGG is a genomic window of Synechococcus sp. A10-1-5-1 containing:
- the murD gene encoding UDP-N-acetylmuramoyl-L-alanine--D-glutamate ligase translates to MPVTVVLGLGRSGLGAARLLARRGASVLVLESGDGPEHQRKAEDLRAEGIVVELGKALAPESFEPLVADCARVIVSPGIRWDHPTLNWLREQGIPTNGEISTAWEASRPIPWIGITGTNGKTTVTHLVAHLLERGGIDAPMCGNVGHSAAELALERFQDGQTTPQALVVELSSYQIESAPELAPAIGLWTTLTPDHLERHGTLENYRAIKRGLLERSAIQVLNADDPDLCAHAASWSSARWITAESRDAALNKGIDPWLWVEGDQVMQSSGALLDATALAMPGAHNRQNMLMAVAVGLELGLSGPSMEAALRAFPGVPHRLELIRRLNGVQWINDSKATNYDAAEVALRAVEGPLVALAGGEAKQGDASAWIAALQRKATAVVLFGAAQSHFQDLLLSGEYTGVVQCCDDLAAAVAAAQQLSQGEDCRAVLLSPACASFDQYRDFEARGEHFRSLTNSL
- a CDS encoding EVE domain-containing protein gives rise to the protein MAYWLMKSEPDVYGIQHLQAEVTTLWDGIRNYQARNFMRSMSIGDRAFFYHSNAKPPGIVGMMEVIETGITDPSQFDPENKYFDPKSKPEAPRWDCVRLKYVGTFGSLLSLDDLREQFSVEELPVVRQGNRLSILPVPEPSAERLLALLGPL